The genome window atgtttattttaatcaccacatatcctctaccctcccctattatataatccatgatgtttatattaatcactacatatcctctaccctcctccattatataagccatgatgtttatattaatcagtacatatcctctaccctcctccattatataatccatgatgtttatattaatcaccacatatcctctaacctcctccattatataatccatgatgtttatattaatcactacatatcctctaccctcctccagtATATAATCCATGGTGTTTATGTTTCTTGTAAGAAGCATCAGAGCTGCACATTCTTCTGATGAGGCCGAATTGGTTTATAGCTAGACGTTTAATAAGTGGACGTGGATGAAAGCTTTCACCTCTAAGGAGGATATTCCTGTCCATAGGTTTCCTAAAGAGATCTGTAGAGAGGGAGGTTTTATCTTTAATAACCATAACATCAGGAAAACTGATTTGTGATAGGTTATAGTTAAAGGTGAAACAAAGGTGTTCATTCATAGAGTTTAGATAAGCATGGAATTCCAAGAGTTCTTCTTGGGTCCCTGTATAGATCAGGAAAATGTCATCCAAATATCTCCAAATTAGGAGAATATTTGCAAGAAAGGGGTTAAGGTCTGCATTCAGCACCACATGTTTTTCAAACATTCCTAGATATAGGTTAACATGATTAGAAGCCATAGTGCTGCCCATCGCTGTCCGTTTGGTCTGAAGGAAAAAGTCTCCTCTGAAGAGAGAATAGTTGGAGGTTAGTAGCAGTTCAGCCAAATTCACAATACAGTTGGTGATGGGTAGAGCATTAGGGGGACGATCATTGAGGTAGAACATGAGGGCCTCCAGGCCGCCCTGATGGGGGATGTTAGTATATAGACTGGTTACATCAAAAGTACACAGAATATAATTTTTCAGGAATAgggttgtcgtgtctttggctatgccggattaagtgatatgacaggctaacttataaaatgatttctctgtaattaatattacctgattaagctaatcatgtaaatgtaattaactagaaagtcggggcaccacggaagaacgtttatagagctgttatcttccgaataaactcttaaaatacttagtaatattttacatcgatagcagtcaatattaacccttaccttattttcagtctcataatgaaagttgtaaattcttggctatcttcacgaaccctggctaatcagcaatacaaaattgggtttaattatttatttactaaatacctaactaatcacacagaattacaaatacacagaatacaatgacgtcatacagaaaacgtcctggtggacggaacctgtatcatggctggttacacaaaggaaagggggttgggcttgaatgaaagagcgggaagatttaggaacaaagaaacagcagctatgctatcgtaaatacattatcttatgcattctaaattaccgcccatttggaaaaggaaaatgcaataaatatttactctgagctgcgcttcggtagattggtcgtagatgctggccgggttggccaacagatcttcctgtcctcggaacaatgtctctggtggtaaattggatacgtggtggtatcttcgtccgtctgttataCTGGATccatcgtccgtcctttcctagcccacgtctacagcggccgctgctaactcaacggctaggaagtatcacttctgtagtgaataagctcaaagttcataccagttcataccatagctcacgccgaggttggcttagttctgtccttgatatgtgtgTCTCCTTCTAACGTCGAGGCTGCAGACCTTACGTACTGGAActggtgaatgtcttttcgtcaaagggttatatagtggagagggggtggaggtgtttcatcgtttataacccctgtcttcTTCACAGGATTggaccactgatcgagcagggcactttccttatgaaaacccaattctctcatttggaagctaaaattacatttaatctcctaacaaacaatttcaatatcaaacatttcaattgcataacaattccatgtgactctgataactagagggtgtatactttctcaggtacagtttatgtcgtcctgtcatcaatcataatgtctcagataacaatgaactgacatacatactcattacgttatcaagcatatttccaactggttttattttcaaaagatggttcctttccccatttgtttgatgttcccagactctctatatttaacaggacagcagtccttcagtagggtcagagagagaggggaagggagaaaggtatttatgggggggtcataaaccttacccacaggccaacgtcatgacagggtCCACAGATTTCAAAATATTAATAAAATCAATAGATTCTCTGGTATACGTGGGGAGAGAGATCACCCAGGGTTTCACAAAATGGTGGAGATATTCTCTGTCAGAGATTCGTTACCACTGACAATGGGCCTGCCTGGTATAGGTAGAGTCACGCTCTTGTGAATTTTGGGGAGAGCATACTTTATTatgccctggtcaaagtagtgcactataaagagaatagagtgccatttgggatgcacctcagtttcaacccccccccccccccccccacagttctGAGAGGAGATCAAACAACCTCTTAATTTACATGAAGCTATAAataaggggaggaggaggaggggaggaggaggggaggaggagcaggTGTGTTCTGGGGGAGAAAGGGAACAACACATCACTTCCTGTAACTCAGTGTCAGAACTAGAACACGTTCCTGGTGaatgactctgataactagaaaTAGTAGATATGAAACCATCAGCTGGTCTTTGGGTGGGATTGAAACCAGTGGTCTACAGACAGCTGTTCCTGTTGTAAAGTACATGTAGATCTTTCCTCAGTCATTATTGGTGGTCCTATGTCCTCCTCTGGTGGACGTTGACAGAACTGCAGACTCTGTTCTGATCACTGATGCACGATggggtgaatcctaacttccAATTAAGGTGAATCTTTATTTAGTCATGCATTGATGCCTATGGGAGACTAAGTGAAAATGTGTCTGAACTGCAAGTTAGGATTCTCCCCAATGTGAACAAGACCATACTTAGAGTGAGGGCACCAACCAGGACAGATGTGAGGAACCAgatgaggacacagagagagaaaatggaaCAGGACAACGATTCATGTGGACTAGAGGAAGGAGGATCCCTAAACCTTAGTTAGACTGATATAGTCTCAACTGCATCACTACACTCTTCTCTGAGGAAGGAGGGTCCCTAAACCTTGATTAGACTGATATAGTCTCAACTACATCACTACACTCTTCTCTGAGGAAGGAGGGTCCCTATACCTTGATTAGACTGATATAGTCTCAACTACATCACTACACTCCTCTCTGAACCAGACCAACACAGAACTGAGGAGAGCTTTGTACTGACAACAGAGATACTGTACACTAACTTTCAATAACTTAATCATTTGTGATTGATTTGAAACTGCGTGATGGATTTAGTCTGGAAATTATTACAATGAAATACAACTATAATGAAATACAACTGTTTGAGCCACAAGGTGGAAGCATATTATAATATTTtatctcttctctttccccctgctGGCAAAGATGTATGGAGAGAAAAGATTCATGAGTAAAATGTTATTGTACATTATAGTAAGACATACGTTTATAACACTATTGAATATAAACTATGAATATATTGAATTTATTTTGTTACTGTACTGTTGTTTTAATTCCTCATACAGTGAAAAGTACAAGCAAATATTGCCTAGGAAATAATCAAGTTTCCTTTTCAAATCAAATATTTTAAATACATATGGAAGATTATTAAATAGGTACTTTTAGAATGATCTTATAATACAATCATATCACACTAATGAAGGTTCTCAACAATGTGAAGTTCTAATTTAAACTAAACCTCTAATCCATCTCTGGTTATTCATTAACATTACAGTAAACCTGCTCTACATCCTGGATATCTGGATCATCTCTGGTGATTCATTAACATTACAGTAAACCTGCCCTACATCCTGGATATCTGGATCATCTCTGGTTATTCATTAACATTACAGTAAACCTGCTCTACATCCTGGATATCTGGATCATCTCTGGTTATTCATTAACATTACAGTAAACCTGCTCTACATCCTGGATATCTGGATCATCTCTGGTTATTCATTAACATTACAGTAAACCTGCCCTACATCCTGGATATCTGGATCATCTCTGGTTATTCATTAACATTACAGTAAACCTGCTCTACATCCTGGATATCTGGATCATCTCTGGTGATTCATTAACATTACAGTAAACCTGCTCTACATCCTGGATATCTGGATCATCTCTGGTTATTCATTAACATTACAGTAAACCTGCTCTACATCCTGGATATCTGGATCATCTCTGGTTATTCATTAACATTACAGTAAACTTGCACTACATCCTGGATATCTGGATCAACTATTTCTGGATCTGGACTAAAGTCAGAGAGCAGGCTGCTCTATTTGAGTTCAGTTAAATTCACCCTCATTTAGTGCTGCTATCACTGATGCTCAtcaacatgatcaaatacaaacacGTGTTCTTTATAATGCTCTTTATTGAATATCCACAATACAGCAAAGCTCTAACTATTCTATTATAAATCTGCAAAGCAAccaatttcaaatataaaaagtATACTTATCATATTGCCTATGATATAAGTAGTGGACATTTCTCTCTTTAATGGAACATAATGTATACATGCAGGTTAAACTTCTAATGAATTAATAATAACTTGAAAAGTGATGTAGAATATCAAATTGACATTACAATGGTTCTCAGGCTATTCAGTGCTGCATTCAGACTTCTTGATGCCTTTCTCAGCGAACTTGGAGCCCACGGTGACTTTACATGAGAACACTTTGTCCTGGTTCCATTCTGACGTGTCAACAGTCAGACAACTACTGAGTTGGAACGTCTTGTCGGCTTGCGGCACCGGGCCACTCGTCGCGATGTCGCCGGTGACCGGATTCCCGCCAGCGGTCCAGCTGACATCGGCGTAGCCCATGGCCATCTGACTGGCCAGACACACCAGGGTGACTTTGTTGGACTTCAACTCATCGCTGGACGGAGGGAGGATGGTCaagacaggaggagggagggtagagTCTGGACCAATGGAATGAGCAGAATAAATATTACACAAAATCATTTGATATGTTAGTAGAATGAAACAGGGTTGTGTAGAATAAAAATATAACGTTTTCTCAAAGACTACAAACAATTAACATGTTGGGCTCAAAAAATGAAAAGGCACTAAAACCATGTAATTCTATTCTTACATGTTACTCACAAATCTCTGTTTGTAGATGGACTTATTTAGAAACTTTCTAAGTCTCCATACGTGACTTTTCAGAGGTAAAGCAGATTTCTGTGCAAGTGGATAACGAGTTCAGATCACTACGTTTAAACATAATCAAGTAGTCAGATGTGCTGAATGAGGGATACAATCAAACAGATATCCTACTTCTAGTCAACCAGCAAACAGAGAACTGTAATGTAGTAGCCTACAATGtaatgaatcatgtagtaactttGTGTGTAACTACCATATACATGGTTTTATCATTATTTAATATAACGTGGGACCAACATTATAAAGGTTGATACAACTTTATGAAGCATTCACATTCAAATCTACCTCTAAGTAAATAGATTATTATTGTTAAGACATTATAAATGAGTAGTGTTGTCAAGTGACAGCAGTAACCTACATGTTGAAATAGTGCAATATGTTTATTAAGTttaaatgtgaaatcaacaactacagatatactgtaggctatgAAGATGTCACAATGTGTCCATGACACTTGATAATCCGTCCACAAAGTAGGTTATTTacacaaaataaatatgaaataaGAATATAATGTTAAATATTTAATTCTATTAACTATTATGTATTACAAAAAACCTTGAATCCAAAAATATAAGGTTAAAAGAAAAGGTACTCACCACTGACAATGAGCTTGGTTCCTTGTCCGAATACCACAATGATTCAGTTTGTATACAGAGCTTCACTCTCTCTACTGAGAGGAGAGGAACTGAAACATCCCATTCAGACAGAGCTTCACTCTCTCTACTGAGAGGACAGGAACTGAAACATCCCATTCAGACAGAGCTTCACTCTCTCTACTGAGAGGACAGGAACTGAAACATCCCATTCAGACAGAGCTTCACTCTCACTACTGAGAGAACAGGATCTGAAACATCTCATTCAGACAGAGCTTCACTCTCTCTactgagaggacagacaggaactGAACCATCCCATTCAGACAGAGCTTCACTCTCTCAactgagaggacagacaggaactGAAACATCCCATTCAGACAGAGCTTCACTCTCTCTACTGAGAAGACAGGAACTGAAACATCCCATTCAGACAGAGCTTCACTCTCACTACTGAGAGGACAGGAACTGAAACATCCCATTCAGACAGAGCTTCACTCTCTCTACTGAGAGGACAGGAACTGAACCATCCCATTCATACAGAGCTTCACTCTCTCTATAAACATCACAGGCTTTTCTAGATTTTCTCTCTATGAAGTAACAGTATATAGAATAGCATCATATTCTGCTGTTGGTGTCTGGTCCTTTTCAATCCATCAGTTAAAGTAATTTCCATGTGATGCAGTGTTGacttgatgatgatggtgatgatgatgttcaGACAATGTCTTTGAATGATCCTTTATCTCATTGTAATCAATAATCACTGATTCACTTGAACTGACACGTCTGATTAAAGGCTTGTCCCTCTTTCAGTCAAAAAGGAGAAGTGTTGCAGTCAGAGTTTTTTGTCATAATGTAAATCACTGTGATACGAACTCTTCAGCAGAATCATCATATCTCTGACAGTAATACACTGTTGAGTCTCCTGCCTCTACCTGTTTAATGATCAACTGATAATCTAAGTCTGAGGTGGATTCAGAGTTGAACCGACTAGAGGGGAAACTTGGGCCATAATATTTAGAACTGTCATCGTCGATAAAGCTCAGAACATACTGAGGAACCCCACCAGGAACCTCTTTGTACCAATGGACATAGTTTCCATCAAATCTGCCAATGTTACAGTCCATAGTGACCTCCTCTCCTGTGGTCTTGGTCTGAACAGAGGGCTTCTGGGTCAACACTATTACACCATGAACGCCTGTTGACACAACACAATCACCATGAGACatatatatgtaaatataaaGGTAAAAATAGAAACGTTAATGAAAACATACATGTTAGAGCAGTGATGAACGTGCAGAGTGTCCCCAGCATGTTGTCAGTGTGTGGTGTGAACGGCCCTTACTGTCCAGCTGAGAGATGAGCAGGGTTGgagtttgaggagaggagaggctgcaggACCCACCTATAAAGAGACAGActtggaggaacagagggaggggccTCTACATCTCAGCCTATCACCTTCTGAGAAGATGGACTTCtgatacatttaaattacagttACTATTAAGCCATCAAAAATGTGAAATATTTGAGATAGGACTAATTCATAAACATATTGTATATTTTATGTTGCATTGTAAAGAGCAGTATTCTGTTTCTGCTCAGTTATGTTTGTTAGTTTATATCAGCATGTCATAATATGTATAATAATAACATTATAATAATATTATCTGGACCTGATAGTGGGGTTCTGAACTAACAGTATATCACTAAATGACTGTTGATGTAATATGTCTCTACTGTAAACCAGGGGActgttctggcctggtttagatcttatctgtcggaaagatatcagtttgtctctgtgaatggtttgtcctctgacaaatcaattgtaaatttcggtgttcctcaaggttcagttttaggaccactattgttttcactatatattttacctcttggggatgtcattcgaaaacataatgttaaatttcacttctatgcggacgacacacagctgtacatttcaatgaaacatggtgaagccccaaaattaccctcgctagaagcctgtgtttcagacataaggaagtggatggctgcaaactttctacttttaaactcggacacaacagagatgcttgttctaggtcccaagaaacaaagagatcttctgttgaatctgacaattaatctggatggttgtacagtcatctcaaataaaactgtgaaggacctcggcgttactctggaccctgatctctcttttgaagaacatatcaagactgtttcaaggacagcttttttccatctacgtaacattgcaaaaatcagaaactttctgtccaaaaatgacgcagaaaaattaatccatgcttttgttacttctaggctggactactgcaatgctctactttccggctacccggataaagcattaaacaaacttcagttagtgctaaatacggctgctagaatcctgactagaaccaaaaaatttgatcatattactccagtgctagcctccctacactggcttcctgttaaggcaagggctgatttcaaggttttactgctaacctacaaagcattacatgggcttgctcctacctatctttccgatttggtcctgccgtacatacctacacgtacgctacggtcacaagacgcaggcctcctaattgtccctagaatttctaagcaaacggctggaggtagggctttctcctatagagctcaatttttatggaatggtctgcctacccatgtgagagacgcagactcagtctcaacctttaagtctttactgaagacttatctcttcagtaggtcctatgattaagtatagtctggcccaggagtgtgaaggtgaacggaaaggctggagcaacgaaccgcccttgctgtctctgccttgccggttcccctctttccactgggattctctgcctctaaccctattacaggggctgagtcactgacttactggtgttcttccatgccgtccatgggaggggtgcgtcacttgagtgggttgagtcactgacgtggtcttcctgtctgggttggcgccccccccccccccttgggttgtgccatggcggagatctttgtgggctatactcggccttgtcttcggacggtaagttggtggttgtagacatccctctagtggtgtgggggctgtgctttggcaaagtgggtggggttatatcctgcctgtttggccctgtccgggggtatcatcggatggggccacagtgtcttctgatccctcctgtctcagcctccagtatttatgctgcagtagtttatgtgtcggggggctagggtcagtctgttcaatctggagtattctcttgtcttatccggtgtcctgtgtgaatttaaatatgctctctctaattctctctttctttctttctctcggaggacctgagccctaggaccatgcctcggaactacctggcatgatgactccttgctgtccccagtccacctggccatgctgctgctccagtttcaactgttctgcctgcggctacggaaccctgacctgttcaccggacgtgattgttgcaccctcgacaactactctgattattattatttgaccatgctggtcatttatgaacattttaacatcttgaccatgttctgttataatatccacccggcacagccagaagaggactggccacccctcatagcctggttcctctccaggtttcttcctaggtttttggcctttctagggagtttttcctagggagtttttcctagccaccgtgcttctttctcatgcattgcttgctgtttggggttttaggctgggtttctgtacagcactttgagatttcagctgatatacgaaggtctatataaataaatttgatttgatttgatttgattatcatGGAGGTTATCTGATACATGGAGTCTTCTGTTAGGACGGAACCATCTGGAATATCACTTTATCATTCATGGTTTGTGACAACTAGGTGTAATTGTTAATGACAACATTCTACTAAATGTGTGAAGGGTTTTGTGTAAAACACAAGCATGGCCTGTTCTCATACTGCAGATACACTGGTTCAGGATGACTTGACATTCAGTTAGTGTCTATATTCAGAACATCTGAAAGCAGAAGTGAGTGTGTTTGGTGAGGAGGTTTTTGTCATGGTGTATATCACTGTGATACGTTCACATTAACAGAGTTGTCCCATGTATTACAGTAATACACTGCTGAGTCTGTCTCCTCCACAGTATTAATAATCAAACGGTAATCTGATTTAGACTGATGATTAGATGTGAATTTAGGAGAGGAGAAACCAGAACCAAAGGTAGGAGCACTATTACCATGGTAGAACCTTATCACGTACTGAGGGACTCCTCTTGGAACCTGTTTATACCAACGAGCACCACTATCATCAACAGTCCCCAGGTTACAGTCCATAGAGGCCGTCTCTCCGTTCCTCACTGTCACAACAGCAGGCTTCTGTGTCACCACAGTCACACCACTGACACCTGGGACATAAGAAGATGACATGTAGTAAAGACAAACATACAGACTCATTATTTAATAAAACAGGAAGTAAAACCTCCTGGAAGTCAGACTCCTTACATGTTAGAGCAGTGATGAGAGTGCAGTGTCCCCAGCATGTTGTCAGTGTGTGGTGTGAACGGCCCTTACTGTCCAGCTGAAAGATGAGCAGTGTTggagtgtgaggagaggagaggctgcaggAACCAACTataaggagacagacagggaggaacagggggaggggCCTCTACAGTTAACCTATCACCATGCCAGGGAGGGCCAGAGGGAGGACCCTCCTCCATTATGACTAATCATGTCATTActacattggctggacatactaCAGAGCAAGTCAAAGTGTAgaaatatttgggtgtgtgggtggatgacaagctgagcttcactgtgcatgtagagaacttgataaggaagctcaagcttAGAATAAGTGTTTGTTACCGGCATAAGGCTTGTTTGTCTTTGCAGGCGAGGAAGGAGCTGTGCATTACTGGCGGTTTTAGATTTTAggttttagattttagtgatgttatatatatgcaggcctcaaccactaccctgagagcacttcattcagtgtatcatgcagccctttgttcattacaaatcaaaaacgtctaacacatcattgtgatctccACAGCGCTGTTGGCTGGTTGTCATTGACTTTGCGTAGGattaaacactggtatacactgatttacaaggccatattgggtaaatGCCATTATACCTCTGTTCTTTTTTATTCAGGtcggtaaataaatatcaattacgatcccattctcatttgcttctaacagtaccaaaaaattagaacaggtcatgctagaaatagttttagttactcagctccgtggtcctggaattctctcctgaacatttcaAAATTTGATGATCTAGTTTCATTAGTAGAGTtaacacttgatcgatgtatatatcatagaagagtTTAATTGTCTTTAGTACAGCTGTTTTTTAGTCAAGACTTTGGTGTTTTTTAACataatatgtaattgttgtgctgtatgtgtgtctatagttttgtttaatgttgtgttagtgtatgtaaattgttttgtttgaaactttgttccccctgctgctattaGACCAGGTCTCTATTGGAAAAGAGAAAAACctgaataaataaaggttaaataaaaacttacacatacatatatatatatatatctccattATATATACATCtctagacatcagtcaggaagttaaagcttggtcgcaaatgggtcttccaaatggacaatgaccccaagcatacttccaaagttgtgggaaaatggcttaaggacaacaaagtcaaggtattggagtggccatcataaagccctgacgtCAATCCAATAGaacgtttgtgggcagaactgaaaaagcgggtGCGAtctaggaggcctacaaacctgacttagttacaccagctatatatatatatatatatatatatatatataactgagtcaggtttgtaggcctcctagaTCGCacccgctttttcagttctgcccacaaacgttCTATTGGATTGacgtcagggctttatgatggccactccaataccttgactttgttgtccttaagccattttcctacaactttggaagtatgcttggggtcattgtccatttggaagacccatttgcgaccaagctttaacttcctgactgatgtctagagatgttgcttcaatatagccacataatttccctccctcatgatgccatctattttgtgaagtgcaccagtccctcctgcagcaaagcacgcccacaacatgatgctgccacccccgtgcttcacggttggaatggtgttcttcggcttgcaagcctccacctttttcctccaaacataacaatggtcattatggccaagcagttaaatttttgtttcatcagaccagaggacatttctccaaaaagtactatctttgtccccatgtgcagttgcaaaccgtagtctgacttttttatgacggttttggagcagtggcttcttccttgttgagcggccattcaggttatgtcgatataggacttgtgttactgtggatatagatacttttgtacctgtttcctccagcatcttcacaaggtcctttgctgttgttctgggattgatttgaacttttcgcaccaaagtacgttcatctctaggagacagaacgcgtctccttcctgagcggtatgacggctgtgtggtcccatggtgtttatactagcgTACgattgtttgtactgatgaatgtggtaccttcaggcatttggaaattgctcccaaggatgaaccagacttctggaggtctacaaaaaaaaattctgaggtcttggctgatttcttttcatttccccatgatgtcgagcaaagaggcactgagtttgaaggtaggccttgaaatacatccacacgtacacctccaattgactcaaattatgtcaattagcctatcagaagcttctaaagccatgacatcattttctggaattttccaagctgtttataaaggcacagtcaacttagtgtatgtaaacttctgacccacttgaattgtgataaagtgaattataagtgaaataatctgtctgtaaacaattgttggaaaaattacttgtgtcatgcacaaagtagatgtcctaaccgacttgccaaaactatagtttgttaacaaaaaatttgtggagtggttgaaaaacgagttttaatgactccaacctaagtgtatgtaaacttctgacttcaactgtatatataatccATGTTTATATTAATCAACACATATCCTTttccctcctccattatataatccattatgtttatattaatcactacatatcctttaccctccattatataatccatgatgtttatattaatcactacatatcctctaccctcctccattatataatccatgatgtttatattaatctctacatatcctctaccctcctccattatataatccatgatgtttatattaatcactacatatcctctaccctcctccattatataatccatgatgtttatattaatcaa of Salmo trutta chromosome 1, fSalTru1.1, whole genome shotgun sequence contains these proteins:
- the LOC115207851 gene encoding immunoglobulin lambda-1 light chain-like, with amino-acid sequence MLGTLCTFITALTCVHGVIVLTQKPSVQTKTTGEEVTMDCNIGRFDGNYVHWYKEVPGGVPQYVLSFIDDDSSKYYGPSFPSSRFNSESTSDLDYQLIIKQVEAGDSTVYYCQRYDDSAEEFVFGQGTKLIVSDSTLPPPVLTILPPSSDELKSNKVTLVCLASQMAMGYADVSWTAGGNPVTGDIATSGPVPQADKTFQLSSCLTVDTSEWNQDKVFSCKVTVGSKFAEKGIKKSECSTE